The following are encoded in a window of Urocitellus parryii isolate mUroPar1 chromosome 7, mUroPar1.hap1, whole genome shotgun sequence genomic DNA:
- the Rpl7 gene encoding large ribosomal subunit protein uL30 produces the protein MRQLPLFPAGTMEGAEEKKKKVPAVPETLKKKRRNYAELKVKRLRKKFAQKMLRKARRKLIYEKAKHYHKEYRQMYRTEIRMARMARKAGNFYVPAEPKLAFVIRIRGINGVSPKVRKVLQLLRLRQIFNGTFVKLNKASINMLRIVEPYIAWGYPNLKSVNELIYKRGYGKINKKRIALTDNALIARSLGKYGIICMEDLIHEIYTVGKRFKEANNFLWPFKLSSPRGGMKKKTTHFVEGGDAGNREDQINRLIRRMN, from the exons ATGCGCCAACTTCCTCTTTTTCCGGCTGGAACCATGGAGGGTGCCGA agagaagaaaaagaaggttccTGCTGTGCCAGAAACTCTTAAGAAAAAGCGAAGGAATTATGCAGAGCTGAAGGTAAAGCGCCTGAGGAAGAAGTTTGCCCAAAAAATG CTTCGAAAGGCAAGGAGGAAGCTAATCTATGAAAAAGCCAAACATTACCACAAGGAATATAGGCAAATGTACAGAACAGAGATTCGGATGGCTAGAATGGCAAGAAAAGCGGGCAACTTCTATGTACCTGCAGAACCCAAATTGGCATTTGTTATCAGGATCAGAGG TATCAATGGTGTGAGCCCAAAGGTTCGGAAGGTGTTACAACTTCTTCGCCTTCGCCAGATCTTCAATGGCACCTTCGTGAAGCTCAACAAGGCTTCAATTAACATGCTGAGGATCGTGGAACCTTACATTGCATGGGG GTACCCAAACCTGAAATCAGTGAATGAACTAATCTACAAGCGTGGATACGgcaaaatcaataagaaaagaatTGCCTTGACAGATAACGCTTTGATTGCTCGATCTCTTG gTAAATATGGCATCATCTGCATGGAAGATCTGATTCATGAGATCTACACTGTTGGAAAACGCTTCAAAGAAGCAAATAACTTCCTGTGGCCCTTCAAATTGTCTTCTCCAAGAGGTGGAATGAAGAAAAAGACCACCCATTTTGTAGAAGGTGGAGATGCTGGCAACAGGGAAGACCAGATCAACAGGCTTATTAGAAGGATGAACTAA